Proteins encoded together in one Felis catus isolate Fca126 chromosome B3, F.catus_Fca126_mat1.0, whole genome shotgun sequence window:
- the MCEE gene encoding methylmalonyl-CoA epimerase, mitochondrial: protein MASLLKAVAAASGAVGLFSRLQTSPPKVKALSTSQSSHQVAGPVWNLGRLNHVAIAVPDLEKAKAFYENVLGAQVSEVVPVPEHGVSVVFVNLGNTKMELLHPLGNDSPIAGFLQRNKAGGMHHVCIEVDDINAAVMDLKEKKIRILSEDPKIGAHGKPVIFLHPKDCGGVLVELEQA from the exons ATGGCGAGCTTACTGAAGGCGGTGGCGGCTGCTTCGGGCGCAGTAG GGCTTTTTTCCAGACTTCAGACTTCACCTCCGAAAGTAAAAGCTCTTTCCACATCACAGTCCTCGCATCAAGTGGCAGGTCCTGTGTGGAACCTGGGTCGACTCAATCATGTAGCAATTGCAGTGCCAGACTTAGAAAAAGCCAAGGCATTTTATGAGAATGTTCTGGGGGCCCAGGTAAGTGAGGTGGTCCCTGTTCCTGAGCATGGTGTATCTGTTGTTTTTGTCAACCTGGGAAATACCAAGATGGAACTGCTTCATCCACTGGGAAATGACAGCCCAATTGCAGGTTTTCTGCAGAGAAACAAGGCTGGAGGAATGCATCATGTCTGCAttgag gTGGATGATATAAATGCAGCTGTGATGGATTTGAAAGAGAAGAAGATTCGTATTCTAAGTGAAGATCCCAAAATAGGAGCACATGGAAAACCAGTGATTTTTCTCCATCCTAAAGACTGTGGTGGTGTTCTTGTGGAATTGGAGCAAGCTTGA